DNA sequence from the Acanthochromis polyacanthus isolate Apoly-LR-REF ecotype Palm Island chromosome 5, KAUST_Apoly_ChrSc, whole genome shotgun sequence genome:
TGCATCTGTGCAGCTTGGGGGACGTATTCCTGTCCTGGACAACCTGTCTGAGCTGGTTCTCAGAGCAGAGGGCATCCCAGTGAGGCTCGACCCTCTGAGTCGGCTGGAGGCCCTCGTCAGTGACGTTCAGAGCTGGAAGGAAAGCGCCGCAAAGACATTCCTACTGAAAAactctcctttctctctccttgAGGTAAATAGAGATGATATAAGGTGTTCTGTTTTCCAAATGTGGCTATTAAAGATAATTTGTGTTTGTCGCTTTATTTTCAGGTCCTCTGCCCAAGATGTGATGTAGGTTCCGGGCACCAGAAGTCAagatataaaaaaatgaaagaagctTCGCAGATCAATAGAAAAGCTTCAATAAAACTGGACTCTGTATGCGACGTTGAAAGAGCTCTCTCTGAGAGCAGGGACTCTGCCTCTGCTGTGAGTATTTTCTCTGTTCCTCATAATTAAATCACAGTCTAGTTGGGGTTGAAGAACACGTGATTGTGACAGCAGTGTGTTGCACAGTTCCTTTGATGctagaaaaaaattattttgttcattACAAATAAGTGCCGTTTAAAGGGTGACCCAAAAATGTGCTTGATGAAATGCTCACCTCAAGATAATGTGACTAAGTCATGGCTCAGACCTAGGCAGAATGAGACCAGTACCACACTGCATGATACACTTGGGACAAAATATGGATCACGCTGTTCTTGTATATTTAATGCACTGCACTCCTGAAACCAGTGCCCTGAAATATACAATAATTACTATTGGTAGAATAACCTACACTTTACTTTCCTTTTGCTTCCTTTCTCGGTAAAAGTCAATAAATTCTTGACATTGTCCCAGTTGTCTCAGTAAGCATTGCTCTGCAGAATTTGCACACTgctgtatgttttcttttggtgACTGTTTAGCTGATGAACTCTTTGTGGTTTAAGTAGCAAAACATTATGACAGAAGATCTGTCTGTCATCTCCTCCCAGACAGCCACAACCTCTTCTCGTCTCACACTTTCACTTTGTTGGAGTGCGTTTGAAAAGGAGGCGGGGAGGGGTGACAGCCGTTAACGGTAGCAGAAAATTCAAATTAGAAATGAGTCATGTTACTGGCTGCATTTGTAGCAGGAAGTTTTACATCCAGTCACAATGATGATGTTAACAAATAAATCAGACAATGCACAGAGAATTGAGTGACAAGCCTTTAATCATAGTGTTGAGTCTTCTTTGTCTGAGACAGCAGCATGTTTGACTGTCAAATgctaaaatgttgtatttttgtaatatttaaattCTCCACCCAAAAGAAATTATgtaagcacattttaaaacaagcttaaaaagctgttttcttAACTTCACAGCAAATGCTCCCTGCAAGGCATATTTAGAGCAAAAATGATCCTAAAATGTCTTTTGACAGGCAGAAAGCAATGACAATCTAAGAGGAAAATGTCTCAGAAAAGAAATAGGGAAACGTAGTTGCTCTTTTGTCAGTCATGCcagaaaaagcattttaatgtgaaatacaCAAGTAAATAAACTAGACATGATCTGGTGTCAGGCTGCAGAAtaagattatttttaatttcatctcatttttttctcatcacagATGACCACTCTTGCAGAGGTCcgacagagagagatggagatcTTATTGGCTCTGAGGGCTTCAAATGAGTCCAAGCTTCTTCCTGCTGAAAACTGTTGTGCacttaatgtttgtgtttgccaAAAGGCCCCTTTGGGTGCCATGGTGCAGTGTGAGCTCTGCCGAGACGTTTTCCATTGCGGCTGCGTCACGACAACCGCAGACATCGAGTATGGCCAAGCCTGGCTTTGCCCGCTTTGCCAGCGGTCGAGGAAACCTCCTCTGGACAAGGTCCTGCCGCTGCTGGCTTCGCTGCAGAGGATTCGGGTTCGCCTGCCAGAAGGAGACGCTCTGCGCTTCCTCATTGAGAGGACGGTTCGGTGGCAGCACAAAGTTCAGCAGGCCTGCACAGAGGGAGTGCTGGAGAAGGTGTCTGAGATGGTCCGTAGGAAACATACAGCTGATGACTTATGAATATAGTTTATCATCAGAGGGCTTGTTGTCATGCGTTATGCTATTGTAGACACACTGTAAGCATTTACAGCTATTGATTGTTCTTTATTGTTTCAGGGGAGAGTTGGACCCAGAATGTCTTCATGTCTGACTCAGGAAATAAATGGTTCATCGTTTTACACAGAGCACCAGTCTATTCCACTCCAAGGTCGGTGTTAAAGGTTTTGCTGTAAACACGCTCTACATTCTCTCTTCTAGTTCTCTTCTGAATTCTCTGATGCTCATCATGTCTGTCACAGGACTCGGTCCTGAGCTGGAGGAGCTGATGGTGGAGGGATTCCTGCTGCAGGTCACTCTGCCTGAGACTGAGCAGCTGTACAGATACCTGCTGTACAAACTGGCCCCTTTGCCCTCACGTAGCACCCCCAGCCCAGAGCAGGACCAGCAGTCTCCAAGAGCAAGCCCCCACCACCACAAGGTAACCATGAACACAGCCGAGTCCACCTCTTGTAGAAAACATTGCACATCGCGCCTCATATGTATGCTGTCATTACGTAGTGTTTACCGTTTACTAAGGCAAGTTTTCAATCCTTAACTTGTATGTAGAACGGAGTGTCCAGTCTGAAAAAGGAGGCAGTGAACGGTCAGAGCAAAAGAACGAAGCGGCGCAAGGAAAGCTCCGACTCTCAGCACAGCGAGAAGGCCAAGAAGTGTCGCAAGAAGAAGCCCAAGAGAAGCAAAGAAAGGAGTGAAGAGTCGAAGAGGAACTGTTCTCCTTCACACACAGTGTCTGATCCTGCTCTTTCAGATTCAGAAGAGGACTATTCACTGTGTGCAGCACCGTGGTGCAGAGAGCCAGAGGGTGACGAGGTTCGTTTCATCAGTCTGCAACATATAGTACATTAATTACAGTATTCATCTTGTCCGATATTTATATTTAACTAAATTTTGTTCGTCTTGTCTGTGCTCAGGTTACAGTGAAAATGCtataaccccccccccccccaaatctTGCTCGTTTCAGGTAAACTGGGTCCAGTGTGATGGCAGCTGCAATCAGTGGTTCCACCAGATCTGCGTTGGACTGTCTGCTGAGCGAGCAGAGAAGGAGGACTATATCTGCATAAGCTGCACACAGCCAGACTACGACAGAGGAGAATGAAGACCAAAAAGTGATGTTGAAGgatcagcagtttttttttttgtttttttacaagcCGCAGCACTGAAGTGCACACCTGAACTCTGTGTGTCCTGTGGCTTCTCCCCTTTTACCTTCTGGCTTGCTCTCAGTGAACATGGTGCTATTTCCTTTTTCCCCAGAGTTACTAAAGACTTCTGTCACTGTTTTGTCACATGGCTGGTTTTTCAGCCTATCAACTAATCCTTTCTGAAACTTTCCAAGACTTGATGCAGATGTGGTAAAATGTTTCAAGAACCAACAGCGCAGGgatttttcaaccaaaaaaatgtcaatttgacattttggaacagttttttttcttttacatgcaTCTGAACAATGTGaaacttttctttctcttgtagAGTAAATATTATTTATCTAAGCAATAGCTGAACAGATTAATTGAGGTTCAGTTTTCACCTGAGCTATATTTGTGCGTAGAAATACTTTGATAAATGCCTTCCTGAAGCAAAAACCCTGAAGAATTCACATTATGAATCCTATGATATTACACAGTTCACTTAACATTTGTGTACACCACGAAACGGAAAGGGATCAATGATCCAAAATGTGCAACTGTTTGCACCTGATAATTTGCTCACATCTCTTAAAAATCACTGACTTTGGTATGAAGTCAGGTTTCCCGTTTGCGCTGTCTGCAGAGGAAAGCAAAAGTCGTGGATCCTTTGTTCCTGGCGTTGGGCGAGACTTGATAATGCTCACAAACTGAGAATGAACTGTCCGACATCAAAGgaatgtacattttattttagggTGGATTTTCCCTTTATGGTTGAGGATGAAAATATTGTGTTGGACTTAGATTTAACACAGACTGTGTGATTTATTTGCCACGGGTATATGACCTTTTTTCCTGCTCCTTTGAGTAAATAATATAATTCATATGTTGCAGTTTgcattataaaaataaaacgttTGTTCCCATATGACCCAACTTGTCAATCCTCACAGGGCTGAATGCCAGACATTTAAGccaaaaaaaactggaaaaggGAATATGTGGCACAGCAGAACCACTGAAAGGAGGCCCTCAGTTGTTCTCATGTCCTGATTGGATTCTCCAAACCGGAAGAAAATTTGAAACTTCTGAGCAGGTGGGAGCACTTCAGATACAGCAGGACATGAAGCGAGGTCACAAAGTCACTTCAGCTCTATCAAATGTGTTTATAGTCGTGAGCAATGATATGAATAGTTTTCAGAAATGATTTCAGACATTTCTGCAGCTTCACTTTGCCACTTTCCAGTCAGGGAGCTGCAAGCCTGGTTctcttgaaaacaaaaaaactaattgCATATTTAGAAAGGAAACTTGTATGTACCATACTAATATCCAGGGAGCAGATCAAATATGGAATAATCAGTGATCAATGAAATGACGATGTATGAAATTTCCCAACATCAGATTTTGCCAGCGCCTCCCCTCTAGTCCTAAAGTCAGTAAAACAGTTGCAAAGTTAAACACATTAAGCAATCTGTATCCTTCCTGCAGAATAATGTTCAACTTTACATCCCTGATGAAGTACTTTAGCTATCACGTATTCACTTTGCACATTTACAAGATCTTAGGCTTCAGTAACATATGTATGCAAATAGAGAAAAAACTCTTCTTTCACATCCTGAGCAGCGCTGCCACCTGCTGatttacattttaagagcattttCCCATGCTTTGTTCTCTCTGACTTGTCTGGCTGTAACATTTGGATGTGGAGAGACAAGTTCTACAAATGAAAAGGTGTCTTTATTAATTTAGTATAATTATCACTGTGTATGTGTAAACATTTGCACATCcctacatgtttttgttttaagtgGTTTTACTGCTACCGGCAAGGTTGCTATCCAGATTGTTTTACCTTATTGCCAGTGTATTAGATACATCTTATTAACACAACAAACCTGCAGTAAATGCTTCCATTTTTGGAGCTtatactatttatttattaataaaaaaaaggagtTTTAGACAGGTATTGTTAATACTCAGTGGTAAAGACTGAAGTTTGTGATGTGCGGCAGGTTttgtctgtgttattttttttactcttcattttttattgGCCTTCCTTTTCACTTTATTCAGGCATTTTTATATCGTATTGCATATTATTAACTATGTATCTTCtctattgtttgtattttgtcccctctgcagcagctgcacaggCCAGATGTCTGCCCTCCCAGAGCTTGGTCCTACTGGAAGCCTCCTTCTGTAAAAAGAGAGTTATTCCTCTCCACTGTCACCAATATGCTGGAATATTTCTATTTATTGGGTTTTCCATGTACATTTTAGTTGGGTTGTAAGTTTAGTTTTACATTAATAATGTAAATCTCTATAATTTCTGTTGGGTCTTAACCGTATTATTCATGTAAGTCAACTGAATTcgcatttttaaataattttgtcagGTTTTAACCCTAAGATTGCAATTATTAAATTGAATTTACTGTAGGATctctatggagtcacaggagggccaaatcaaaatataaataaataaataaatgtggaaatataaagagaaataaataaataaatgtggaaatataaagataaataaataaatgaatgaatgtggaaatataaagagaaataaataaataaatgtggaaatataaagataaataaaaaggaaaattttgtctttgcttttaccttttctgttttttccttttatttatttatttatatatgtatttatttatttatttcgctttatatttccacatttatttatttatttatttctctttatttgcAATATTAATCTTATTCAtctactggaaagcactttggctaCTACTGTTTTAAATGTAGAAGAACCTCTCTAGTTTTAGCTAGGTATATTGATATTTGATATACTGTAATAATTCCATTAAAATCCAGCTGGCCAGTATAGTATATATCCATCTAGCTTCATTGTCTCCCTCTTGTTTTTTAATATAGACATTATTAAGAAATTTGGCTTTTAACAGTGCTCGGTTAAATCATTGGTCTATTAGTTTTTCTTTACGTTACAGGCTGAAAATGTTCAAGTTAGCGAAGTGAACTGAACTAATCTTAAATTGTTGTTAGTCTTATTCAGTCGATGGCTTCACCTGACAGTCACTGTTCAGGGCTACGGGGATAACGAAGGTAGGCGTGGCCTGTAGCTCGCCATTTTCCTCCTGTTGTTGTTAGCCTGCTAGCTAAACAAGCTAGCCGCTTCGTACATCCTCGGTCGCTCAGCATCAGGAGCGGTGAAACAAGTCACAGCAGCATTTAAAACGTGCAGCTGGGGTTGTTGTAAAGAGTTCGGGGTCTCTTATTTCCCGTCACTATGGACGAGGAATATTACAGTGGCAGCGGAGACTGGGAGGGCACAGAGGGAAGCCTGGTGAGATAAGACTTGTTGCTCTCTGGCTAGTTCAGACCGTCAGTTAGCCGGGCGGCGTTAGCTTAGCTGCAGCAGCGCGGATTTGTTGTGGCAGCAGTTCATTAGTGTTCAGATAACAGCGAGTTAATGTGCAAAGAGGGatgagtttagttgttttcagatGACATGCAGGGTTTGAAGTCAGGGCAGTTTACCTGCTTCGTTAGCAGCTACAGGCTAACTAACCACACAGCTGGTGGGCGTGCAGTAAAAAAATGCACGTTAACTTACTAATTACATCACACTCTGCTGGTTaaaattttgctttatttctgcCATTTAACTTACTAATTCGATCGATTTTGTGCTACATAACGTTACTATTAATTCATAGGGTGTTCAGGTAAATCTTGAAGCTGTAGAACAACTCTTATGATGGCACGAAAAGCTTGTTGTGTTGACTCTTAGGCTGAAGAGTAATTTGAAATATTGTCTAAATCCCAATATGTGAAGTGCAATGTACAAATTGcaggagctgcagttttttcATGTGCGTCGTAACATGCTAAGCTTTACAGAGACACCCCAATCTGCAGTGATGTTCTCCAGAAACAGACTGGAGAGTATTTCAGACTGAAGCAAAATGACATCctaatttttttagattttttcattggaaacaaactgaacaaaCCACCATTCCCATTGAAATCATGAATGACATCACAATGTCTGTCAGAGTAACGACaataagatttattttttatttttagcatatTCAAACTTAGTTTACTCCTAAAATTTTCTGGATGCAAATATAAATGAGAACAGTGTTTTTCTCACTACAGTAGAATAAACAGTTGCATTAATGTATCTTTCAGGAGGACGGTTAcggtgaaggagaaaatgatgggaaaatccaagaAGATTGTCTGCAGAAGTTCTCCAGTAGGGATTACATCATGGAGCCTGCCATCTTCAACACCCTCAAAATGTGAGCATCTGTCAGTTTATGTTTTCTGATTCCTGCATCTATACCATCAATTCCAAATGAGAACAAGACACGAAAATACCCGTGTGACCTGACACCAGCAAACTGCACAGGATGGCTGTGTTTTGACACTTGAGCCATGAAGATAATTGTGTGTTGCAGGTATTTCCAAGCAGGTGGCTCTCCAGAACATGTCATCCAGCTTCTCTCTGAAAACTACTCTGCTGTGGCTCAGACTGTAAATCTGCTGGCTGAGTGGCTCATCCAGATGGGTAGGAAGGAGACTGATCATCTCATCATTACTGTCTCAGAAAGCCTGCATCGTGTGATTAACAgagacttttcatttgtctgCAGGTGTGGAGCCAGCTCAGGTCCAAGAGCGTGTAGAAAATCACCTCAAAAGTCTCCTGATTAAGCACTTTGACCCGCAGAAAGCTGATTCCATCTTCACTGTTGAGGGAGAGGTGAGATTTCTGTACACTTGTTTTATGATTATAAAATAACTGTGAGCATGTTTAATTTAAGTGCACTAAACCATCATGTGTCTTGTGTCTTTAGACTCCTGCTTGGCTCGAGCAGATGATAGCACACACAACATGGAGAGATCTTTTCTATAAGCTGGCAGAGGCTCACCCCGACTGCCTGATGCTCAACTTCACTGTAAAGGTATAACTGCAGTGCAGTGCCTCATCCAgaagtttaaaatgtgaatatataGAGCAAATTTATTTAAGgttgaagtctttttttttttttctctgctcatTTGCCCTAATTAattacagggtttctgcagggcataaaaaaacattaatagtcattaagttgattttggGAAAAATAAGGCTTTAAATCATTacatttgattctcagtggcattaaaaattctttctacAGTTTTCAAGAATAATAtttgatgataataataatataatttctAATTATAGACAGAGAtttgtcagatatgtgcatccGCGTAAACATGCGgaatttcagagaatgactgcggCCCATGCGTAGTCGGgtggtttctggattcagaaatagtgaaatgtaaggacagttttcatataaaaatcatcttttacaaaaaaaaaacaaacccatgtCATTTGTTGAGGTCATGgcattcatttttttacagtatagcattaaaatggcattaaaagctttaaatttgactggctgatttctgaAGAAACCATCATGGGATAAATTTAAAACAGTGACTTAAATGACCAGCTAGCTAACtttctttaaaatcacttcTAATTTTGCTAATATTCTATCAGTAATTTATGAATTTTAACTGACAGTGCAGGCAAAGAATGATTGGAAATTTAatcgttttgtttttcttttgataaaaagCACAGTAGAATATTTAATAGCAGAATGTTTTGGCAGATTTAttgaattgtgtgtttttgtgtgtgttaagcTCATCTCAGATGCAGGTTACCAGGGAGAAATCACCAGTGTGTCTACAGCATGTCAGCAGCTGGAGGTTTTCTCTCGGGTGCTGAGGACGTCTTTGGCCACGCTGCTGGACGGAGGAGAAGAAAACCTGGAGAAGAACCTGCCAGAGTTTGCTGTGAGACTTACTTGATTTCTCTGTTCTATTGAGTGCTATTCAGTGTAAGCATTGCTGGAGATAACTTTATGGTTGCTGTGAATTTACAGTGAGGGTTGAAAAACACTTTCTAAATCTGGTTCCATCTAAAGATTAAATCCTTTGTACTCTAAGATAATACAGTTCGTTATTAAATCAGCAAATTGCAGGAATAACGGAACACTTTTTTTGACGTTTTATGCAATAgtaaattgaatttaaaatgagctgtgattatttttgtatgtaaaTCAGTGCATGTTGTGATTTTCTGCGCCAGTTTGTTACAAGTAGTGATCTATGCTGAGTCGTTTCCTCCTCGTTCCTGCAGAAGATGGTGTGTCACGGCGAGCACACCTACCTCTTTGCTCAGGCCATGATGTCCATTCTTGCACAGGAGGATCAGGGTGGATCAGCTGTTCGTAGAATTGGTCAGGAGGTGCAAAAGTCTGCGCATGAGAGGTACCGTTGTCTATCATTCAGTAGGAATTCTATTAATTCTCTTTAATTTCATGGCGTTAAACTGATGAGGTAGATTAAATGAACTGTGAAACGTTACAGTTATGTCAGGGATGTCGGggaataaacatttaaatgtccAATCCAAGTGGTGTAAAAATTATGGGTGGTTAAAAACAGAAAGGGCCATTTTTTGAGCTGTAAGTTGAAGACATACAGAGAAGTGTGAATAAACGGAAGTACactggttggttggtttgtgtgtgtcgATAACAAATGTCTCTGTTGATGTTGACTCTCTGGTTGTGGTTTTTGTCACAGAGGTCATGATGCCAGTCAGATAACTCTGGCGCTCGGTACGGCAGCAGCTTATCCTCGAGCCTGCCAGGCGCTGGGAGCCATGTTGTCCAAAGGGGCCCTGAATCCTGCTGATATTACAGTTCTGTTCAAGATGTTCAGCAGCATGGACCCTCCTCCTGTCGAGCTGGTGAGAATAAAACTTCCTTCATCCTGTTGTTTAAGGCTTGTTTAGGTGCTGttaattgaaatattaaactttCTCTTCTTTAGATCAGAGTGCCTGCCTTCCTAGACCTTTTCATGCAGTCACTTTTTAAGC
Encoded proteins:
- the nelfcd gene encoding negative elongation factor C/D; amino-acid sequence: MDEEYYSGSGDWEGTEGSLEDGYGEGENDGKIQEDCLQKFSSRDYIMEPAIFNTLKMYFQAGGSPEHVIQLLSENYSAVAQTVNLLAEWLIQMGVEPAQVQERVENHLKSLLIKHFDPQKADSIFTVEGETPAWLEQMIAHTTWRDLFYKLAEAHPDCLMLNFTVKLISDAGYQGEITSVSTACQQLEVFSRVLRTSLATLLDGGEENLEKNLPEFAKMVCHGEHTYLFAQAMMSILAQEDQGGSAVRRIGQEVQKSAHERGHDASQITLALGTAAAYPRACQALGAMLSKGALNPADITVLFKMFSSMDPPPVELIRVPAFLDLFMQSLFKPGSKINQDHKHKYIHILAYAASVVETWKKNKRVNINKDELKSTSKAIETVHNLCCNENKGATELVAELGTLYQCIRFPVVAMGVLKWVDWTVSEPRYFQLQTDHTPVHLALLDEICTCHQLLHPQVLQLLIKLFETEHSQLDVMEQLELKKTLLDRMVHLLSRGYVLPVVGYIRKCLEKLNTDISLIRYFVTEVLDVIAPPYTSDFVQLFLPILENDSIAGTIRTEGEHDPVAEFIAHCKSNFIMIN